In a genomic window of Gemmatimonadota bacterium:
- the rny gene encoding ribonuclease Y, translating to MEFPLENLNGLLLPLAALTVFSALVGLVIGMLWRRSKAGEMEEKAQKRAQRLFKEMEVQRRAEMLEEKRKWHDAREAQEAEINSRQSALVSQEQDMMDREKECEQRYDNLKDREDQTSLREDELEKSEERLNAQEVRLKESASEYRNRLESLARLTSEEAKQQLHGELIRDVKQEAEHQVRDILKTAQTNANREARQIVTLAISRCAVDQSTQTSVAVVPLPNDQIKARIIGKDGRNIRTFEAASEVKVMVDDTPEAVVISCFDPIRREIARTAMADLVSNGKITQSRIEEIIGRAREQIDSRLLSEGQQAVNELKLKSMHPEMMKLVGRLRFRSSYGQNALDHSKEVAFLTGMMAVEIGLDELLARRCGLLHDVGKALDHEMEGSHPEIGLAFAEKYGEPEEVKNAIIAHHNDENEEITSPITFLVAAADAISGARPGARRNDPEDYVRRVVELEELARSFDGVADAYAINAGREIRVMVRPDQVDDDQTHTLASEISQKIRNDLTYPGHIKVTVIREKIAHRMTNKRDDQQHGGRRRSYGRNRNRRQAPASSGQAAG from the coding sequence CATCGGCATGCTCTGGCGGCGCAGCAAAGCCGGCGAAATGGAGGAAAAGGCCCAGAAGCGCGCCCAGCGCCTTTTCAAGGAAATGGAAGTTCAGCGCCGGGCGGAGATGCTGGAGGAGAAGAGAAAGTGGCACGACGCGCGGGAGGCCCAGGAGGCGGAAATCAACAGTAGGCAGTCCGCCCTGGTGAGCCAGGAGCAGGATATGATGGACCGGGAGAAAGAGTGCGAGCAGCGGTATGACAACCTGAAGGACCGCGAAGATCAGACCAGCCTGCGGGAAGACGAACTGGAAAAGTCGGAAGAGAGGCTGAACGCGCAGGAAGTCCGCCTGAAGGAATCGGCCTCGGAATACCGAAACCGGCTGGAATCCCTGGCCCGGCTGACCTCCGAGGAAGCCAAGCAGCAGCTCCACGGCGAACTCATCCGCGACGTGAAGCAGGAAGCCGAGCACCAGGTAAGGGACATACTGAAAACCGCGCAGACCAATGCCAACCGGGAAGCGAGACAGATCGTCACGCTGGCGATCAGCCGGTGCGCGGTGGATCAGTCCACGCAGACCAGCGTCGCGGTGGTTCCCCTGCCCAACGACCAGATAAAGGCTCGTATCATCGGTAAAGACGGCCGCAACATCCGGACTTTCGAGGCGGCCAGCGAAGTCAAGGTAATGGTGGACGATACGCCTGAAGCCGTGGTTATCTCCTGTTTCGACCCGATTCGCCGGGAAATCGCCCGGACGGCCATGGCGGATCTCGTATCCAACGGGAAGATCACCCAGAGCCGCATCGAGGAAATCATCGGGCGGGCACGGGAACAGATCGACAGCCGCCTGCTCTCGGAAGGACAACAGGCCGTCAACGAGCTCAAACTGAAATCGATGCATCCCGAGATGATGAAACTGGTCGGCCGGCTGCGGTTCCGGTCCAGTTACGGCCAGAATGCCCTGGATCACTCGAAGGAGGTGGCGTTCCTCACCGGGATGATGGCCGTCGAGATCGGCCTGGACGAACTGCTCGCCCGGCGCTGTGGACTCCTGCATGACGTCGGCAAGGCCCTGGACCACGAGATGGAGGGATCCCATCCGGAAATCGGCCTGGCCTTCGCGGAAAAGTACGGCGAACCCGAGGAAGTCAAGAACGCGATCATCGCCCATCACAACGACGAGAACGAGGAAATCACCTCGCCGATCACTTTTCTGGTCGCCGCCGCGGACGCCATTTCGGGCGCCCGTCCCGGCGCCCGAAGGAATGATCCCGAAGATTATGTCCGCAGGGTGGTGGAACTGGAAGAACTCGCCCGGTCCTTCGACGGGGTGGCTGACGCCTACGCCATCAACGCCGGCCGCGAGATCCGGGTCATGGTCCGGCCGGACCAGGTGGACGACGACCAGACGCACACGCTGGCTTCCGAAATCTCCCAGAAGATCCGCAACGACCTGACCTATCCCGGGCACATCAAGGTGACCGTCATCCGGGAGAAGATCGCCCACAGGATGACGAACAAGCGGGACGACCAGCAGCACGGCGGACGTCGAAGGTCGTACGGACGAAACCGGAACCGGCGTCAGGCTCCGGCGTCCAGCGGACAGGCGGCGGGATAA
- the queG gene encoding tRNA epoxyqueuosine(34) reductase QueG, with protein MPVSLTEEIKAHAASLGFDLAGVTTADPPRHGDYYAEWVEQGLGGEMAYLKRQIEKRQDPRKILPNARSLVVVAMNYRCPDPDPGSGMQAGTPESTPRGRIARYARGDDYHDVIKEKLLALLRFVQDRAGRPVEGKVYVDTGPVLEREFAVRAGLGWFGKHTNLIHKRVGSWLLIGEILLDIELNPDGPAADHCGTCTLCLEACPTDAIVEPYVVDSRRCISYHTIELKGAIPLEYRAAMGDRVFGCDDCQDVCPWNRSAPETGDPAFVARPWNEMPDLIEMLGLTPEAFRTRFKGSPVKRTKRRGLLRNTAVALGNTKDPRVVPALADSLGDDEPLVRGHAAWALGNVGGEKALAELEKARMTEEDPWVVEEIDRALAECEAS; from the coding sequence ATTCCCGTGTCTCTTACCGAAGAAATCAAGGCGCATGCCGCGTCGCTCGGATTCGATCTTGCCGGCGTAACGACGGCCGATCCACCCCGCCACGGGGATTACTACGCCGAATGGGTCGAGCAGGGTCTGGGCGGCGAGATGGCCTACCTGAAACGCCAGATCGAGAAACGCCAGGATCCACGGAAAATCCTGCCGAACGCCCGGTCCCTCGTTGTGGTCGCCATGAATTACCGGTGTCCGGACCCGGATCCCGGCTCCGGCATGCAGGCCGGCACGCCAGAAAGCACCCCCCGCGGAAGAATCGCCCGGTACGCCCGGGGCGACGATTACCATGACGTGATAAAAGAGAAGCTGCTGGCGCTGCTTCGGTTCGTGCAGGACCGGGCCGGCCGGCCCGTGGAAGGCAAGGTATACGTGGACACGGGGCCCGTGCTGGAACGCGAGTTCGCCGTCCGCGCCGGCCTGGGATGGTTCGGGAAACACACCAACCTCATCCACAAGCGCGTGGGTTCGTGGCTCCTGATCGGGGAGATCCTCCTCGACATCGAACTGAATCCGGACGGGCCTGCGGCCGATCACTGCGGCACGTGCACCCTGTGCCTCGAAGCCTGTCCCACGGACGCCATCGTCGAACCCTACGTGGTCGATTCGCGCCGCTGCATTTCCTACCACACCATAGAATTGAAGGGGGCCATTCCCCTGGAGTACCGCGCGGCGATGGGAGACCGCGTGTTCGGGTGCGACGACTGCCAGGATGTCTGTCCCTGGAACCGCAGCGCGCCCGAAACCGGCGATCCGGCCTTCGTAGCCCGTCCCTGGAACGAAATGCCGGACCTCATCGAAATGCTGGGGTTGACGCCGGAGGCGTTCAGGACCCGGTTCAAGGGCAGTCCCGTTAAACGGACGAAGCGGCGCGGCCTGCTGCGGAACACCGCCGTAGCCCTGGGCAACACGAAGGATCCCAGGGTGGTTCCCGCCCTCGCCGATTCGCTGGGCGACGACGAACCGCTGGTCCGGGGCCATGCGGCCTGGGCGCTGGGAAACGTCGGCGGCGAAAAGGCGCTGGCGGAACTGGAGAAGGCGCGGATGACCGAGGAAGATCCGTGGGTTGTCGAGGAAATTGACCGGGCGCTCGCCGAGTGCGAGGCGTCATGA
- a CDS encoding LysM peptidoglycan-binding domain-containing protein, with protein MIRHLPLIGLVLLIGCAAPRTLEPGARTAPPTETADIAGNTVAVEEPTDPDLTLDHVAPADSLAMKDPASLLADARMRYDAALTALERSDTTAARAAVDEVLELLVLLSDDQKHAATPAQADLLRKLGPLVDRIQARRRAAAEIRGSIPRVLNRRVTQQINLFLKDRSLNILKTAYQRSGRYTPMIREELSARGMPPELQWLPIVESGFKPRAFSWASAAGMWQFIYDTGKRYGLQRSGWVDDRFDPHKATPAALAYLGDLYTMFDDWFLAMAAYNCGEYRVLREINRTGNRDYWKMRLPRETRNYVPKFLAVLHIIENPEKYGVELPDTHDPYLFEEVRIDKSVALQHVADLLAMPQDDLKALNTDIRYGVTPPTGFSLRVPLGAGSTLLGSLDELPESNFKPPPEVRRYRVRRGDTLGHIAVRFRTSVSRLRSMNRIRGSLIRVGQLLRVPGRNYGGQQWAGQTASYGTPRDAATHTVRRGDSLTRIARYYGTSVVALKLANGLRGDLIHPGQVLRLSGNGSGTSGAVTYNIRSGDTLARIARAFKVTLAALMRANPDVQARRLQIGQRIVIPG; from the coding sequence ATGATTAGACACCTCCCGCTCATAGGCCTTGTATTACTCATCGGTTGCGCCGCCCCCCGGACCCTTGAACCGGGTGCGCGCACCGCGCCTCCGACCGAGACGGCGGATATCGCCGGCAATACCGTAGCGGTGGAGGAACCGACCGACCCGGATCTTACCCTCGATCATGTCGCCCCGGCCGATTCCCTGGCGATGAAGGACCCGGCCAGCCTGCTTGCCGACGCCAGGATGCGTTATGACGCGGCCCTCACGGCGCTGGAGCGATCAGATACCACGGCCGCACGCGCCGCGGTCGATGAAGTGCTTGAACTGCTCGTCCTGCTGAGCGACGACCAGAAGCACGCGGCCACCCCCGCGCAGGCCGACCTCCTCAGGAAACTGGGACCGCTGGTGGACCGTATTCAGGCAAGGCGCCGCGCCGCCGCCGAAATCCGGGGTTCGATCCCCAGGGTACTCAACCGTCGCGTCACGCAACAGATCAATCTGTTTCTCAAAGACCGAAGCCTGAACATACTCAAGACCGCGTACCAGCGGTCCGGGCGCTACACCCCGATGATCCGCGAAGAACTGTCCGCCAGGGGAATGCCGCCGGAGCTTCAATGGCTTCCCATCGTCGAAAGCGGCTTCAAGCCCAGGGCCTTCTCGTGGGCGTCCGCGGCGGGCATGTGGCAGTTCATCTACGATACGGGGAAACGGTACGGACTCCAGCGGTCCGGCTGGGTAGACGACCGCTTTGACCCCCACAAGGCCACCCCGGCGGCTCTCGCCTACCTGGGTGACCTGTACACCATGTTCGACGACTGGTTTCTCGCCATGGCGGCGTACAACTGTGGTGAGTACCGGGTGCTCCGCGAGATCAACCGGACGGGAAACCGGGATTACTGGAAAATGCGGCTGCCCAGGGAGACCCGGAATTACGTACCCAAGTTCCTCGCGGTGCTGCATATCATCGAGAACCCGGAGAAATACGGCGTCGAATTGCCGGACACCCACGACCCCTACCTCTTCGAAGAAGTGCGCATCGACAAGTCGGTCGCGCTGCAGCATGTCGCCGATCTGCTCGCCATGCCGCAGGACGATCTCAAGGCGCTGAACACCGACATCCGGTACGGCGTGACGCCGCCCACCGGATTTTCGCTGCGCGTACCCCTGGGCGCGGGTTCGACCCTGCTCGGCAGTCTCGACGAGCTTCCTGAATCGAATTTCAAGCCCCCTCCCGAGGTTCGCAGGTACCGCGTGCGGCGGGGTGATACACTGGGCCACATCGCCGTTAGATTCCGGACCTCGGTCAGCAGACTGCGGAGCATGAACCGGATCCGGGGCAGCCTGATCCGCGTCGGCCAGCTCCTCCGCGTACCCGGAAGGAACTACGGTGGACAGCAATGGGCAGGGCAGACGGCTTCTTACGGTACGCCGAGGGACGCCGCTACACACACCGTGCGGCGTGGCGACTCGCTGACCCGCATCGCCCGGTATTACGGGACTTCCGTCGTGGCGCTGAAGCTGGCCAACGGATTACGTGGAGACCTCATCCACCCAGGCCAGGTGCTTCGCCTGTCGGGAAACGGAAGCGGAACAAGCGGTGCGGTGACCTACAACATCCGGTCGGGGGATACGCTGGCGCGGATCGCCCGGGCCTTTAAGGTTACCCTCGCTGCCCTCATGCGGGCGAACCCCGATGTGCAGGCCAGGCGACTGCAAATCGGTCAACGGATCGTCATACCGGGCTGA
- a CDS encoding non-heme iron oxygenase ferredoxin subunit, with the protein MGYVKAAELDELSPGQMKMVSISGKEIVLCNVDGKYYAADNFCPHMGAPLSEGELDGTDLWCPFHGASFDVTTGDVLSPPAYENLTCFPVRVTEEAVEIDI; encoded by the coding sequence ATGGGATACGTCAAGGCGGCGGAACTGGATGAGCTGAGTCCGGGCCAGATGAAGATGGTCTCGATCAGCGGGAAGGAGATCGTCCTCTGCAACGTGGACGGGAAGTACTATGCCGCCGACAATTTCTGCCCCCACATGGGCGCGCCCCTGAGCGAAGGGGAACTGGACGGCACCGACCTCTGGTGTCCGTTCCACGGCGCGTCTTTCGATGTGACCACCGGCGACGTCCTGTCGCCTCCTGCCTACGAAAACCTCACCTGCTTCCCGGTCCGGGTGACCGAAGAAGCCGTGGAAATAGACATCTAG
- the thiL gene encoding thiamine-phosphate kinase, with protein sequence MEHRKKGAGLPGEFEVIRRIGHALPESDPSVLLGVGDDAAAITPAPGMTTLLTTDTFVEGVDFDLDFSSWRQIGWKCMAANFSDIAAMGGVPRHALTTLCLPAHRSMEDVEALYAGIHELAGHAGHPVSIVGGDLSSTDGPTVISITVSGEAAVEHITRRSGARAGDILCVTGHLGASETGLRLLRAARERPAAGSPATDRFEGVLCRHRTPVPRVREGVLLAESGWVHAMIDVSDGLSSDALHVGRDSGVGLNLDGNALPMAEETRRAMEELRIDPVGTALESGEEFELLYAVAPEGVARLAAELAERTGTPLTPIGECVSADRGYTITDRTGPRPLRPKGYEHFSD encoded by the coding sequence GTGGAGCATCGTAAAAAAGGCGCGGGTCTTCCCGGCGAATTCGAGGTGATCCGGCGGATCGGGCACGCGCTGCCCGAGTCGGACCCGAGCGTCCTGTTGGGGGTCGGCGATGACGCCGCGGCCATAACTCCCGCGCCCGGCATGACGACCTTGCTGACGACCGACACCTTCGTGGAAGGCGTGGACTTCGACCTGGACTTCTCGTCCTGGCGGCAGATCGGATGGAAGTGCATGGCCGCCAATTTCAGCGACATCGCGGCCATGGGCGGCGTGCCCCGGCACGCGCTGACGACCCTCTGCCTTCCGGCCCATCGCTCCATGGAAGACGTGGAGGCGCTGTACGCGGGGATTCACGAACTGGCCGGGCATGCGGGCCATCCCGTGTCCATCGTCGGCGGTGATCTGAGTTCGACGGACGGGCCGACCGTCATCTCCATCACGGTAAGCGGAGAAGCCGCAGTGGAACACATCACGCGGCGCAGCGGCGCCCGGGCGGGAGATATCCTGTGCGTGACCGGACACCTGGGCGCGAGCGAGACCGGCCTTCGCCTGCTTCGTGCGGCACGGGAGCGGCCGGCCGCGGGGAGCCCGGCAACGGACCGGTTCGAAGGCGTGTTGTGCCGTCACCGCACCCCCGTTCCCAGGGTCCGTGAAGGCGTTCTGCTGGCTGAAAGCGGGTGGGTCCACGCCATGATCGACGTGAGCGACGGGCTCAGTTCAGACGCCCTGCACGTGGGTCGGGACAGCGGGGTAGGGTTGAACCTGGATGGAAACGCCCTGCCCATGGCGGAGGAAACCAGGCGGGCCATGGAGGAACTTCGGATCGATCCCGTCGGGACGGCCCTGGAGAGCGGCGAGGAATTCGAGTTGCTGTACGCCGTTGCGCCGGAGGGAGTGGCGCGCCTGGCAGCAGAACTTGCGGAGCGTACCGGAACGCCGCTGACCCCCATTGGCGAATGCGTGTCCGCCGACCGGGGGTACACCATCACGGACCGGACCGGACCCCGGCCCCTGCGCCCGAAGGGGTACGAACATTTCAGCGATTGA